A window of the Phragmites australis chromosome 20, lpPhrAust1.1, whole genome shotgun sequence genome harbors these coding sequences:
- the LOC133901864 gene encoding probable auxin efflux carrier component 5b: MIGWGDVYKVVAAMAPLYFALGLGYGSVRWWKLFTPDQCDAVNRLVTYFAVPFFSFDFAARIDPFALSYRVLAADNLAKLVVALALAAWAAAAATASARRGASKDRAFSCCITGFSLAALNNTLVVGVPLLDAMYGKWARDLIVQISVVQTIVYFPILLLAFEARRAWGAGKPAAAEELGDVDEIGGGDETAARSFWPLVRAVWIKVARNPNVYAGVLGVAWACVTNRWHVETPSIIEGSVLIMSKTGVGLAMFSMGLFMALQEKIIACGAGPTVLGMALRFVAGPATTAVGAVALGLRGDVLRLAIIQAALPQSITTFVFLREYGLHADILSTAVIFGTLASLPVLIVYFIVLGLIRC; encoded by the exons ATGATAGGGTGGGGCGACGTGTACAAGGTGGTGGCGGCCATGGCGCCGCTCTACTTCGCGCTGGGGCTCGGCTACGGCTCGGTGCGGTGGTGGAAGCTCTTCACGCCGGACCAGTGCGACGCCGTGAACCGCCTCGTGACCTACTTCGCCgtgcccttcttctccttcGACTTCGCCGCGCGCATCGACCCCTTCGCGCTCAGCTATCGCGTCCTGGCCGCCGACAACCTGGCCAAGCTCGTCGTCGCACTCGCACTCGCCGCctgggccgccgccgccgcgaccgCGTCCGCGCGCCGCGGCGCCAGCAAGGACAGGGCCTTCTCGTGTTGCATCACCGGCTTCTCGCTGGCCGCTCTCAACAACACGCTCGTCGTTGGCGTGCCGCTGCTGGACGCCATGTACGGCAAGTGGGCGCGCGACCTCATCGTGCAGATATCCGTGGTGCAGACCATCGTGTACTTCCCGATCCTGCTGCTGGCGTTCGAGGCGAGGCGCGCCTGGGGAGCCGGGAAGCCGGCCGCGGCGGAGGAATTAGGAGACGTGGATGAaatcggcggcggcgacgagacAGCGGCGCGGTCGTTCTGGCCGCTGGTTAGAGCGGTCTGGATCAAAGTTGCGAGGAACCCGAACGTCTACGCGGGCGTTCTCGGCGTTGCGTGGGCTTGCGTCACAAACAG GTGGCACGTCGAGACGCCGAGCATCATCGAGGGCTCGGTGCTCATCATGTCCAAGACCGGCGTTGGACTCGCCATGTTTAGCATGG GACTGTTCATGGCGCTGCAGGAGAAGATCATTGCCTGCGGCGCCGGGCCGACCGTGCTCGGCATGGCGCTGCGCTTCGTCGCCGGGCCGGCGACCACCGCCGTCGGAGCAGTAGCTCTCGGGCTCCGTGGCGACGTTCTACGACTCGCTATCATACAG GCTGCCCTTCCTCAGTCCATCACCACGTTCGTGTTCTTGAGGGAGTACGGGCTCCACGCTGACATACTCAGCACTGC GGTTATATTTGGGACATTGGCATCGTTGCCCGTGCTAATCGTGTATTTCATTGTTCTGGGCCTCATACGATGTTAG